One window of Nocardia sp. NBC_00508 genomic DNA carries:
- a CDS encoding pyridoxamine 5'-phosphate oxidase family protein — translation MEPFHAGEVAVQRRMGQAHIAERVGRMIRPEIPAAAADFLAEQRMVVLAAADATGRLWASELVGPPGFVHALDDRTIVVGARPAAADPLYETLTRHARVGMIALQPQRRRRMRVNGRATPEGAGLRLVTDQVYSNCPKYISRRNIESYTPEAGAPAARRSGELDPGQQAAVAAADTFFVATADADGNADASHRGGNPGFLQVLSPTRLRWPDYRGNSMFMTLGNIEVNPPCGILIPDWPTGATLQLTGTAELIWAPETFATGAQCSLDFTIEEVVERRQGALRWGAAELSPVNP, via the coding sequence ATGGAGCCGTTCCATGCCGGGGAGGTCGCCGTCCAGCGCCGGATGGGCCAGGCGCACATCGCCGAGCGGGTCGGCCGCATGATCCGCCCCGAGATCCCCGCGGCCGCCGCCGACTTCCTGGCCGAACAGCGGATGGTGGTGCTCGCCGCCGCCGACGCGACCGGCCGTCTGTGGGCGAGCGAGCTGGTCGGGCCGCCGGGATTCGTGCACGCGCTCGACGACCGGACGATCGTGGTCGGCGCCAGGCCCGCCGCGGCCGATCCGCTGTACGAGACGCTGACGCGGCATGCCCGCGTCGGCATGATCGCCCTGCAACCGCAGCGACGCAGGCGGATGCGGGTCAATGGCAGAGCGACGCCGGAGGGCGCGGGGCTGCGCCTCGTCACCGATCAGGTGTACTCGAACTGCCCGAAGTACATCTCCCGCCGGAATATCGAGAGCTATACGCCGGAAGCCGGGGCCCCGGCGGCCCGGCGCAGCGGCGAACTCGACCCGGGCCAGCAGGCCGCGGTCGCGGCGGCCGACACGTTCTTCGTCGCGACGGCCGACGCGGACGGCAACGCGGACGCCTCCCATCGCGGCGGGAATCCCGGCTTCCTGCAGGTGCTTTCGCCCACGCGGCTGCGCTGGCCGGACTATCGGGGCAATTCCATGTTCATGACCCTCGGCAATATCGAGGTGAATCCCCCGTGCGGAATTCTGATCCCGGATTGGCCCACCGGGGCGACCCTCCAGCTGACCGGAACCGCCGAACTGATCTGGGCGCCGGAGACTTTCGCGACCGGCGCGCAGTGCTCCCTCGACTTCACCATCGAGGAAGTGGTCGAGCGGCGTCAGGGAGCGCTGCGCTGGGGCGCCGCCGAACTCTCGCCCGTCAATCCGTGA
- a CDS encoding nuclear transport factor 2 family protein: MRPPLPPFDAASAELEVRAAEDAWNTRDPERVAAAYTEDSTWRNRDEFFTGRDAIVEFLTRKWSVENGYALRKDLWAFEGDRIAVRFQYEWHDDSGQWWRSYGNEQWEFAPDGLMSRREASINDVRIGESDRRIFGPRDPGDESVQPQR, translated from the coding sequence ATGCGACCTCCACTACCCCCATTCGACGCGGCATCCGCCGAGCTCGAGGTGCGGGCCGCCGAAGACGCCTGGAATACCCGCGATCCCGAGCGCGTCGCCGCCGCGTACACCGAGGACTCGACCTGGCGCAACCGCGACGAGTTCTTCACCGGCCGCGACGCCATCGTCGAGTTCTTGACCAGGAAGTGGTCTGTCGAGAACGGGTACGCACTGCGCAAGGATCTGTGGGCATTCGAAGGAGACCGCATCGCCGTGCGCTTCCAATACGAATGGCACGACGACTCGGGCCAGTGGTGGCGCAGCTACGGCAACGAGCAGTGGGAGTTCGCACCGGACGGCCTGATGTCCCGGCGGGAGGCCAGCATCAACGATGTCCGGATCGGGGAGTCCGACCGGCGCATCTTCGGGCCGCGCGATCCGGGCGACGAGTCGGTGCAGCCGCAGCGATAG
- the recA gene encoding recombinase RecA, which translates to MAPQAYDRDKALELALAQVEKSFGKGAVMRLGEEARQPISVIPTGSIALDVALGIGGLPRGRVVEIYGPESSGKTTVALHAVANAQAAGGVAAFIDAEHALDPDYARKLGVDTDALLVSQPDTGEQALEIADMLVRSGAIDIIVIDSVAALVPRAEIEGEMGDSHVGLQARLMSQALRKMTSALNNSGTTAIFINQLREKIGVMFGSPETTTGGKALKFYASVRLDVRRIETLKDGSDAVGNRTRVKVVKNKVSPPFKQAEFDILYGHGISKEGSLIDMGVEQGFIRKSGSWYTYEGDQLGQGKENARKFLLENVDVRDEIEKKIKEKLGIGADVTAEGAAEVPADF; encoded by the coding sequence ATGGCACCACAGGCGTACGACCGGGACAAGGCGCTCGAGCTCGCGCTGGCCCAGGTGGAGAAGAGCTTCGGCAAGGGCGCCGTCATGCGCCTCGGCGAGGAGGCGCGCCAGCCCATCTCGGTGATCCCCACCGGTTCGATCGCGCTCGACGTGGCGCTGGGCATCGGCGGTCTGCCGCGCGGCCGCGTCGTCGAGATCTACGGTCCGGAATCCTCGGGTAAGACCACCGTCGCGCTGCACGCGGTGGCCAACGCGCAGGCCGCGGGCGGTGTGGCGGCGTTCATCGACGCCGAGCACGCGCTCGACCCGGACTACGCCCGCAAGCTCGGCGTCGATACCGACGCGCTGCTGGTTTCCCAGCCCGACACCGGCGAGCAGGCGCTGGAGATCGCCGACATGCTGGTGCGCTCCGGCGCCATCGACATCATCGTCATCGACTCGGTGGCCGCGCTGGTGCCGCGCGCCGAGATCGAGGGCGAGATGGGTGACAGCCACGTCGGCCTGCAGGCTCGCCTGATGAGCCAGGCGCTGCGGAAGATGACCAGCGCGCTGAACAACTCCGGCACCACCGCGATCTTCATCAACCAGCTGCGCGAGAAGATCGGCGTGATGTTCGGCTCGCCGGAGACCACCACCGGCGGTAAGGCGTTGAAGTTCTACGCGTCGGTGCGCCTGGACGTGCGCCGCATCGAGACGCTCAAGGACGGCAGCGACGCGGTGGGCAACCGCACCCGGGTGAAGGTCGTGAAGAACAAGGTCTCGCCGCCGTTCAAGCAGGCCGAGTTCGACATCCTCTACGGGCACGGCATCTCCAAGGAGGGCTCGCTCATCGACATGGGTGTCGAGCAGGGCTTCATCCGCAAGTCCGGCTCCTGGTACACCTACGAGGGCGATCAACTCGGCCAGGGCAAGGAGAACGCCCGCAAGTTCCTGCTGGAGAATGTCGACGTCCGCGACGAGATCGAGAAGAAGATCAAGGAGAAGCTCGGTATCGGCGCCGACGTGACCGCGGAGGGCGCCGCCGAGGTACCGGCCGATTTCTGA
- the recX gene encoding recombination regulator RecX has protein sequence MDPVAAGPEWDAPEAEAGASRSSSERNSPGGTVEQAKEACLRLLAVRARSRAELAQRLAAKGYSPEVSDRALERLTHVGLVDDAAFAEQWVHSRHTFSGKGKQALAQELRRKGVPQQDVVSALAAITADDEESRAAELVRRKMRSLPRDLDHDKAIRRLVSMLARRGYGQSTAYRVVKQALADHGADSDLIDPVD, from the coding sequence ATGGATCCGGTGGCGGCCGGACCCGAGTGGGATGCGCCCGAGGCCGAAGCCGGTGCGAGCCGGTCCTCTTCGGAGCGCAACTCACCGGGCGGGACGGTCGAGCAAGCCAAGGAGGCATGTCTTCGCTTGCTCGCCGTCCGCGCCCGCAGCCGTGCCGAACTCGCCCAGCGGCTGGCCGCCAAGGGGTACTCACCCGAGGTGAGCGATCGGGCGCTGGAGCGCCTCACTCACGTGGGCCTTGTCGACGACGCCGCTTTCGCTGAGCAATGGGTGCACTCCCGCCACACTTTCTCCGGCAAAGGAAAGCAGGCGCTCGCTCAGGAACTCCGGCGCAAAGGCGTCCCGCAGCAGGATGTCGTGTCCGCCCTCGCCGCCATCACCGCCGACGACGAGGAATCCCGCGCCGCCGAACTGGTCCGCCGCAAAATGCGTTCGCTGCCGCGAGACCTGGACCACGACAAGGCGATTCGTCGTCTCGTCAGCATGCTCGCCCGCCGCGGCTACGGCCAGTCCACGGCTTACCGCGTGGTCAAGCAGGCACTGGCCGATCACGGCGCAGACAGCGATCTCATCGACCCCGTCGACTGA
- a CDS encoding GlcG/HbpS family heme-binding protein: MTITTGAITLERAALIVAEALTFGAAQGFDPLTVAVLDPGGHLVALQRQDGSGILRPQIAIAKAWGVLGLGVSNREIARRAAAAPTFFTSVAALAEGRILDVPGGVFIRDAAGRLLGAVGSTGAATSLEDERAAVAGIAAAGLVAETGEV, translated from the coding sequence ATGACGATCACCACGGGCGCGATCACGCTGGAACGCGCGGCGCTCATCGTTGCCGAGGCGCTGACCTTCGGCGCGGCACAAGGGTTCGACCCGCTCACCGTCGCGGTGCTCGACCCTGGCGGACACCTCGTCGCCCTGCAACGTCAGGACGGCTCCGGCATCCTGCGCCCGCAAATCGCGATCGCGAAGGCTTGGGGCGTACTCGGCTTGGGCGTCTCCAATCGTGAGATCGCCCGCCGCGCGGCGGCCGCGCCGACCTTCTTCACCTCGGTCGCCGCGCTTGCCGAGGGGCGCATCCTCGACGTGCCCGGCGGCGTCTTCATCCGCGACGCGGCGGGCAGGCTTCTGGGTGCGGTCGGCTCCACCGGCGCTGCTACATCCCTCGAGGACGAACGCGCGGCGGTCGCGGGCATCGCGGCCGCCGGTCTGGTCGCCGAAACCGGTGAGGTGTAG
- a CDS encoding flavin monoamine oxidase family protein has product MTSRTSDRLFDESFAFPGELRRPGCAGPARVAVIGAGASGLAAAYELQRHGLDVTVYERTARPGGRVRTWRFWDGTHGELGAMRIPGNHHCTLHYVDEFGLATRPFVNANPDAYYLLRGRRVRRSKVGEVLPAYQLREAERTDPLLALERLLRDAWHRLGDHRRKALLAGDVADPELDRLAATSLWQFARQRLSPDAWDLIGHASGLLHYEHASLLEVLVDYFGLFNVDQLELVDGTDALIRGFTDALRPGSLRLATRITELHVTADGVRLRGERHGAALTDEVDFVVCATPAPGLDQIDISPALPAQQRQAIRGISYASSTKTLVHVRERHWEHVDGIFGGGSFTDLPIQQVWYPSDNAQPVPGESRWAAADHDRSHAPAVLTAAYLWENNARRFAALPETDRTRVVLASLEQLHPGLTAAVDDVVHWTWDEQVGMGGGAFAYLAPGQHARYLAGIAAPHPAPAPRVFFAGEHLSVAHAWIQGALQSALQSVRHVLDQVSVPRAA; this is encoded by the coding sequence ATGACCAGCCGTACCTCCGACCGCCTGTTCGACGAGTCTTTCGCGTTCCCCGGCGAGCTGCGCCGCCCCGGTTGCGCGGGTCCCGCCCGCGTCGCCGTGATCGGCGCCGGTGCCAGCGGTCTGGCCGCCGCCTATGAGCTGCAACGGCACGGCCTCGACGTCACCGTGTACGAGCGCACTGCGCGGCCCGGCGGACGTGTCCGCACCTGGCGGTTCTGGGACGGCACCCACGGCGAGCTGGGTGCGATGCGGATCCCAGGCAATCACCACTGCACATTGCATTATGTCGACGAGTTCGGCTTGGCCACACGGCCTTTCGTCAACGCCAATCCCGACGCGTACTACCTGCTGCGCGGACGGCGGGTGCGCAGGTCGAAGGTGGGTGAGGTGCTGCCCGCCTATCAGCTGCGCGAGGCCGAGCGAACCGACCCGCTGCTGGCGCTCGAACGCCTGCTGCGCGATGCCTGGCACAGGCTCGGCGACCATCGGCGCAAGGCGCTGTTGGCCGGGGACGTGGCCGATCCCGAACTGGACCGGCTGGCCGCGACCTCGCTGTGGCAGTTCGCCAGGCAGCGGCTCTCGCCGGACGCGTGGGACCTGATCGGGCACGCCAGCGGGCTGCTGCACTACGAGCACGCCTCGCTGCTGGAGGTGCTGGTCGACTACTTCGGGCTGTTCAATGTCGACCAGCTGGAGCTGGTGGACGGAACCGACGCGCTGATCCGCGGTTTCACCGACGCGTTGCGCCCGGGCAGTCTCCGGCTGGCCACTCGCATCACCGAACTGCACGTCACCGCCGACGGCGTGCGGCTGCGGGGCGAGCGGCACGGCGCTGCGCTCACCGACGAGGTCGACTTCGTGGTCTGTGCGACTCCGGCGCCCGGCCTGGACCAGATCGACATCTCCCCCGCGCTGCCCGCACAGCAGCGGCAGGCGATCCGCGGAATCAGCTACGCCAGCAGCACGAAAACGCTCGTGCACGTGCGCGAGCGGCACTGGGAACACGTCGACGGGATCTTCGGCGGCGGCAGCTTCACCGATCTGCCGATCCAGCAGGTGTGGTACCCGTCGGACAACGCCCAGCCGGTGCCCGGCGAATCCCGCTGGGCGGCAGCGGATCACGACCGGTCGCACGCCCCGGCCGTGCTGACCGCCGCCTACCTGTGGGAGAACAATGCCCGGCGGTTCGCGGCGCTGCCCGAAACCGACCGCACCAGGGTGGTGCTCGCCTCGCTCGAACAGCTGCACCCCGGTCTCACCGCCGCGGTGGACGACGTCGTGCACTGGACCTGGGACGAGCAGGTCGGCATGGGCGGCGGCGCGTTCGCCTACCTGGCGCCCGGGCAGCACGCACGCTACCTCGCGGGAATCGCCGCGCCGCATCCTGCCCCGGCGCCGCGGGTGTTCTTCGCGGGCGAACACCTCTCGGTCGCGCACGCCTGGATCCAAGGCGCGCTGCAATCGGCGCTGCAATCCGTCCGCCACGTGCTGGATCAGGTGAGCGTGCCGCGTGCGGCTTGA
- a CDS encoding DUF1801 domain-containing protein, whose protein sequence is MSIDEQEFERFLAAAGDRSVELRALDVVIRSSAPTFEPVLTKGMGAPMLGYGMLPYRSKSMREPGEWPVVALAARKNYVSLYISALEAGEYVAERYADRLGKVSCGKSCIRFKRLDDLNLETVREILRELERRKLAGEKLYGEP, encoded by the coding sequence GTGAGCATCGACGAGCAGGAGTTCGAACGGTTCCTTGCCGCGGCGGGTGACCGGTCCGTGGAGTTGCGTGCGCTGGACGTGGTGATCCGCTCCAGCGCACCGACTTTCGAACCGGTGCTCACCAAGGGCATGGGTGCGCCCATGCTGGGGTACGGCATGCTGCCGTACCGGTCCAAGAGCATGAGGGAACCGGGCGAATGGCCGGTCGTCGCGCTCGCCGCACGTAAGAACTATGTGTCGCTCTATATTTCGGCGCTGGAGGCCGGGGAGTATGTGGCCGAGCGGTATGCCGACCGGCTCGGGAAAGTCAGCTGCGGGAAGTCCTGTATCCGGTTCAAGCGCTTGGACGATCTGAACCTGGAGACGGTGCGGGAGATCCTGCGCGAACTGGAGCGGCGCAAGCTCGCCGGAGAGAAGCTCTACGGCGAGCCCTGA
- a CDS encoding amino acid ABC transporter permease, with protein MSAGASVLFDAPGPKARLRNSAYSVLVVVAVAAALWVLYRGFADKGQFTAEKWQPFLEAEVWSTYLLPGLRGTIVAALLSIVLALILGMIFGVLRLSDHRAVRWVAGAIVEVARAIPVLILMIFLFAVYSDYDLFKSDDLALAAVVTALTIYNGSVIAEIVRAGIRSLPKGQAEAAVALGMRKGQLMRLVLLPQAITAMLPALVSQMVVALKDSALGYQITYVEIVRSGQQLGAAEQNTVPALMIIAVIMIALNSALTLVATKLEQRLRARKRGKGAGAVVAADSVITDAAPGVDISAKP; from the coding sequence ATGAGCGCAGGTGCTTCGGTTCTGTTCGACGCGCCAGGTCCGAAGGCGAGGCTGCGCAACAGCGCCTACTCGGTCCTGGTCGTGGTCGCGGTGGCTGCGGCGCTCTGGGTGCTCTACCGCGGATTCGCCGACAAGGGACAGTTCACCGCCGAGAAGTGGCAGCCGTTCCTGGAAGCCGAGGTCTGGTCGACCTACCTGCTGCCGGGTCTGCGGGGCACGATCGTCGCCGCGCTGCTGTCGATCGTGCTGGCCTTGATCCTCGGCATGATCTTCGGCGTGCTGCGGCTGTCGGACCATCGGGCCGTGCGCTGGGTGGCAGGTGCGATCGTCGAGGTGGCACGCGCGATCCCGGTGCTGATCCTGATGATCTTCCTGTTCGCGGTGTACTCCGACTACGACCTGTTCAAGTCCGACGACCTCGCGCTCGCCGCGGTGGTCACCGCGCTGACCATCTACAACGGCTCGGTTATCGCGGAAATCGTGCGGGCGGGCATCCGGTCGCTGCCGAAGGGGCAGGCCGAGGCGGCTGTCGCGCTGGGCATGCGGAAGGGCCAGCTGATGCGCTTGGTCCTGTTGCCGCAGGCGATCACGGCGATGCTGCCCGCGCTGGTCTCGCAGATGGTGGTCGCGCTCAAGGACTCGGCGCTGGGTTACCAGATCACCTATGTCGAAATCGTGCGCTCGGGCCAACAGCTCGGCGCGGCCGAACAGAACACCGTCCCGGCGCTGATGATCATCGCGGTCATCATGATCGCGCTCAACAGCGCGCTGACTCTGGTGGCGACCAAGCTGGAACAGCGGCTGCGGGCGCGTAAGCGCGGGAAGGGCGCCGGCGCCGTGGTCGCCGCGGACTCCGTCATCACCGACGCGGCGCCTGGCGTCGACATCAGCGCGAAACCGTGA
- a CDS encoding amino acid ABC transporter permease, translating into MFDLISRYDTEILEAFWVTIQLSVLSAIGALILGTVVAALRVSPVPVARWIGTAYVTIFRNTPLTLIIVFMSLGLYTTMGWRLAGEGPDSLAQNNFRFAVIGLSIYTAAFVCESLRAGINTVPMGQSEAGRSLGFGFLQNLRLIVLPQAFRSVIAPLGSVLIALTKNSTIASAIGVAEAATLMAEMTETEAAVLAIGAIFALGFVILTLPTGLFFGWLAKRYEVAR; encoded by the coding sequence GTGTTCGACCTGATCTCGAGGTACGACACCGAAATCCTCGAAGCCTTCTGGGTGACCATCCAACTGAGCGTGCTGTCGGCGATCGGCGCGCTGATCCTGGGCACCGTCGTCGCCGCGCTGCGCGTATCACCCGTGCCGGTCGCGCGCTGGATCGGCACCGCCTACGTCACCATCTTCCGCAACACCCCGCTCACGCTGATCATCGTGTTCATGTCGCTGGGCCTCTACACCACGATGGGCTGGCGGCTCGCGGGTGAGGGCCCGGATTCGCTGGCGCAGAACAACTTCCGCTTCGCGGTCATCGGCTTGAGCATCTACACCGCCGCCTTCGTCTGCGAGTCGCTGCGCGCGGGCATCAACACCGTGCCGATGGGCCAGTCCGAGGCGGGGCGCTCGCTCGGCTTCGGCTTCCTGCAGAACCTGCGGCTGATCGTCCTGCCTCAGGCCTTTCGCTCGGTCATCGCCCCGTTGGGCAGCGTCCTGATCGCGCTGACGAAGAACTCCACCATCGCCTCCGCCATCGGCGTCGCCGAGGCCGCGACTTTGATGGCGGAGATGACCGAGACCGAGGCCGCGGTGCTGGCGATCGGCGCGATCTTCGCGCTCGGCTTCGTGATCCTGACCCTGCCGACCGGCCTGTTCTTCGGCTGGCTGGCCAAGCGTTACGAGGTGGCCCGATGA